One window of Methylococcus sp. EFPC2 genomic DNA carries:
- a CDS encoding SoxR reducing system RseC family protein produces the protein MIEEEAWVASVENGRVWIEKQRKSACSGCQQTCASSVTAGLFAAKTVRIPVFTGQPLQVGDKVVVGIRESALVLASARIYLLPLLALIAGALMGKIAGATDPFVALAGLAGLVLYLLVFRTFSHTDSVDLRPVILRKIN, from the coding sequence ATGATCGAAGAAGAAGCCTGGGTGGCGTCCGTGGAAAACGGTCGCGTCTGGATCGAAAAGCAGCGTAAATCCGCCTGCTCGGGTTGCCAGCAAACCTGCGCAAGCTCGGTAACGGCGGGTTTGTTTGCCGCAAAAACCGTCCGCATCCCCGTGTTCACCGGGCAACCGCTTCAGGTTGGAGACAAGGTGGTCGTCGGCATCCGCGAAAGCGCTTTGGTGCTCGCCTCCGCCAGAATTTATCTGTTACCGCTGCTGGCCTTAATCGCCGGCGCGCTTATGGGGAAAATCGCCGGAGCCACCGACCCGTTCGTGGCTTTGGCCGGCCTGGCAGGCCTGGTTCTTTACCTATTGGTCTTCAGGACTTTCTCCCACACCGATAGCGTTGACCTGCGCCCCGTAATACTGCGCAAAATTAATTAA
- a CDS encoding MucB/RseB C-terminal domain-containing protein yields MRGIVFDWQNTMGRRIFLAFLMVLTISSAAAEEKQGDANSWLMAAQRAKAQLNYRGMVSYIKDNHLENLQVVHSVIDGEEYERLLSVNSPLREIVREPEKVTCYFPDSHSLSVDHKPAQRSFLLELPEDLRGLSVSYALELGESETIAQRRARKIKIRPLDDFRYGRNIWVDEESKLPLKFELRDENGQILEEMQFNTLSIEASIPKADLAPTTRYDESWLVKRHESLSADTLKWTFDGVPEGFRLIAYTRLKRGSDNRAIDHILLGDGLSSVSIYIDQLMQDIFISQPRKVGAINAYTRKLDGNLITVMGEVPSKTVQAIANGIRQQDAANR; encoded by the coding sequence ATGAGAGGAATAGTGTTCGATTGGCAAAATACGATGGGGCGTCGGATTTTCCTTGCATTCCTCATGGTTTTGACGATTTCCAGCGCGGCGGCAGAGGAAAAACAGGGGGATGCGAATAGCTGGCTGATGGCGGCCCAGCGCGCCAAGGCGCAGCTGAATTATCGCGGGATGGTGTCCTACATCAAGGATAACCACCTGGAAAATCTACAGGTGGTACATAGCGTCATCGACGGAGAGGAATACGAGCGGCTGCTGTCGGTTAATTCCCCGCTGCGTGAAATCGTGCGCGAACCGGAAAAAGTCACCTGTTATTTTCCCGACTCCCATTCTTTGTCGGTTGACCATAAACCGGCCCAGCGATCTTTCCTTTTGGAGCTTCCCGAAGATCTCAGGGGTTTGTCCGTAAGCTATGCGCTTGAGCTTGGAGAGTCCGAGACTATTGCGCAGCGCCGAGCCCGCAAGATCAAGATACGTCCCCTGGACGATTTTCGCTATGGGCGGAATATATGGGTCGATGAGGAGTCCAAGCTGCCGCTCAAGTTCGAGCTTCGGGACGAAAATGGCCAGATACTCGAAGAAATGCAGTTCAATACCTTGTCCATCGAAGCCTCGATACCTAAAGCCGATTTGGCGCCGACGACGCGTTATGATGAGAGTTGGCTGGTCAAACGGCATGAGAGCCTCTCTGCTGACACACTGAAGTGGACGTTCGATGGTGTGCCGGAGGGTTTTAGGCTGATCGCGTATACCCGCCTCAAGCGTGGTTCAGACAATCGCGCCATCGATCATATCTTGCTCGGCGACGGATTATCTTCGGTTTCGATCTATATCGACCAGTTGATGCAGGATATATTTATCTCCCAACCGCGCAAGGTTGGGGCAATCAACGCCTATACGCGCAAACTGGACGGAAACCTGATCACCGTGATGGGTGAAGTGCCGTCCAAAACCGTCCAGGCAATCGCCAACGGCATCCGGCAACAAGACGCAGCAAATCGATGA
- a CDS encoding sigma-E factor negative regulatory protein, with product MSYDEMELKQRISMLMDSELSAQNNPELIRRIENDEGLTAAWARYHLIAEVMRNRESLVLADDDFAKRVRDAVSVEPLVAAFPRKRSADHAWKHRIVTLALAASLASVAVLVGYSIHENAQGLTPLEARNAPYDDAAHTPDARSPESLADAQFNDYLRAHNETAAMSGAAGMLPHVRLVSVRAER from the coding sequence ATGTCATACGATGAGATGGAATTGAAACAACGTATTTCCATGCTGATGGATTCCGAGTTGAGTGCGCAGAACAACCCCGAGTTGATCCGGCGCATCGAAAACGATGAGGGACTTACAGCGGCATGGGCGCGCTACCATTTGATAGCCGAGGTCATGCGCAATCGCGAAAGCCTCGTCTTGGCGGACGACGATTTCGCAAAGCGTGTCCGCGATGCCGTTTCGGTCGAACCACTGGTGGCGGCATTTCCACGCAAGAGATCCGCGGATCACGCTTGGAAGCATCGAATAGTGACCTTGGCCTTGGCGGCTTCACTCGCGTCGGTGGCCGTGCTGGTCGGTTACTCTATACATGAAAATGCACAAGGCCTGACGCCCCTGGAAGCCAGGAACGCCCCATACGACGATGCGGCCCATACTCCGGATGCCCGTTCTCCGGAAAGCCTTGCCGATGCCCAATTCAACGATTATCTCCGTGCGCACAACGAAACCGCCGCGATGTCCGGTGCGGCGGGCATGTTGCCGCACGTCCGCTTGGTAAGCGTGCGCGCCGAACGTTAG
- the rpoE gene encoding RNA polymerase sigma factor RpoE, with translation MSTMTEPVDEELVRRVQAGDRKAFDLLVLKYQHRIVQLINRYIRDPHESQDVAQETFIKVYRALPGFRGDSAFYTWIYRIAINTAKNHLASRARRPTDDDIELDAAEQFESATGLRDQETPEGVLLSEELAGVIQLAVDELPDELRTAITLRELDGLSYEEIAQVMNCPVGTVRSRIFRAREAIDKKMNTVLG, from the coding sequence ATGAGCACGATGACGGAACCGGTCGATGAAGAACTGGTCAGACGGGTTCAGGCGGGGGACAGGAAGGCTTTCGATCTGTTGGTGCTCAAGTACCAGCATAGGATCGTGCAACTCATCAACCGCTATATTCGCGACCCCCACGAGTCGCAGGATGTCGCCCAAGAGACCTTCATCAAGGTGTATCGCGCCCTGCCGGGATTCCGTGGGGACAGTGCCTTTTATACCTGGATATATCGGATAGCCATCAACACGGCTAAAAACCACCTCGCTTCCCGTGCCCGTCGCCCTACGGATGACGATATTGAATTGGACGCTGCGGAACAATTCGAAAGTGCCACGGGTCTCAGGGATCAGGAGACACCGGAAGGTGTGCTGCTGAGCGAAGAGTTGGCGGGGGTCATACAACTGGCAGTGGATGAGTTGCCCGATGAACTGAGAACGGCGATCACCTTGCGCGAGTTGGATGGGCTCAGCTACGAAGAAATCGCTCAAGTGATGAATTGTCCGGTGGGCACGGTGCGTTCCCGCATTTTCCGGGCGCGCGAGGCGATTGATAAGAAAATGAACACGGTTTTGGGGTAG
- the nadB gene encoding L-aspartate oxidase: MNTTPVFDVLVIGSGAAGLSLALRLADKASVAVLSKVTLAEGNTLYAQGGISAVLDANDTLESHIQDTLISGAGLCDPDIVRLVVSQGKECIDWLLDRGVPFTEEISEDGTVHLHLTREGGHTHRRVVHAADATGRAIENSLEKHARRHPNIHLFEHHNVIDLITGKKLGRDDPRVLGAYVLDTSEHRVKVFRARVVVLATGGASKAYLYTSNPDVSTGDGIAIAWRAGARVANLEFIQFHPTCLYHPHARSYLISEAVRGEGGRLLLPDGQPFMHKFDPRLELAPRDIVARAIDHEIKRLGIDCVYLDISHKPADFITGHFPTIHARCLEFGIDITRQPIPVVPAAHYTCGGVVTDRAARTDMSGLYAIGEVSCTGLHGANRMASNSLLECLVFARQAAEDILRILPETPKPPELPEWDESKVSDSDEEVVVSHNWDEIRRFMWDYVGIVRSDKRLERARHRVDLLKQEIAEYYGNFRVTSDLLELRNLVIVAELIIRSAQARKESRGLHFTLDYPHADETRLPENTVLSPP, translated from the coding sequence TTGAACACGACACCTGTATTCGATGTATTAGTAATCGGTAGCGGCGCAGCCGGCCTGAGTCTCGCGCTACGACTCGCGGATAAAGCCAGCGTCGCTGTACTCTCCAAAGTTACGCTTGCCGAAGGCAATACGCTTTATGCCCAGGGAGGCATATCGGCAGTCCTGGATGCCAACGATACCTTGGAGTCGCATATCCAGGACACCCTGATCTCGGGCGCCGGCCTGTGCGACCCGGATATCGTCCGTCTGGTCGTTTCCCAAGGCAAGGAGTGCATAGACTGGCTACTGGATCGCGGGGTTCCTTTCACGGAGGAAATTTCCGAGGACGGAACCGTCCACCTGCACTTGACACGCGAAGGCGGCCACACGCATCGCCGGGTCGTGCATGCCGCCGATGCGACGGGACGTGCCATCGAGAACTCGCTGGAAAAACATGCGCGGCGGCACCCGAATATCCACCTATTCGAGCATCACAACGTCATCGACCTGATCACCGGCAAAAAACTCGGCCGCGATGACCCGCGCGTCCTCGGTGCCTATGTGCTCGATACCAGCGAACATCGCGTCAAGGTGTTTCGCGCTCGGGTCGTCGTGCTCGCCACCGGCGGCGCCAGCAAAGCCTATCTCTACACCAGCAATCCCGACGTATCGACCGGGGACGGTATTGCTATCGCGTGGCGGGCAGGGGCCCGGGTTGCCAACCTGGAATTCATCCAGTTTCACCCTACCTGCTTATACCACCCTCACGCGCGCTCCTATCTTATTTCCGAAGCGGTTCGAGGGGAAGGCGGGCGATTGCTCCTGCCGGACGGCCAGCCCTTCATGCACAAATTCGATCCGCGCCTAGAGTTGGCTCCACGCGATATTGTTGCGCGAGCCATAGACCACGAAATCAAGCGCCTGGGCATCGATTGCGTCTATCTCGACATCAGCCACAAGCCTGCGGACTTCATTACCGGCCATTTCCCGACCATACACGCGCGCTGCCTGGAATTCGGCATAGACATCACCCGCCAGCCCATACCCGTGGTACCCGCTGCGCATTACACCTGCGGCGGGGTAGTGACCGATCGCGCGGCGCGCACCGACATGTCCGGTCTTTACGCCATCGGCGAAGTGTCGTGTACGGGGCTGCATGGCGCCAACCGCATGGCCAGCAACTCTCTGCTCGAATGCCTGGTTTTTGCCAGGCAGGCCGCTGAAGACATACTGCGGATATTGCCCGAAACGCCCAAACCGCCGGAACTGCCCGAATGGGACGAATCCAAGGTCAGCGACTCGGACGAGGAAGTCGTGGTCTCTCACAATTGGGACGAGATCCGCCGCTTCATGTGGGACTACGTCGGGATCGTGCGCAGCGACAAACGACTGGAACGCGCTCGCCACCGGGTGGATTTGTTGAAACAGGAAATCGCCGAATATTACGGTAATTTCCGTGTCACCAGCGATCTTTTGGAATTGCGCAACCTGGTGATCGTAGCCGAGCTGATCATCCGTTCAGCCCAAGCTCGTAAGGAAAGTCGAGGCTTGCATTTTACCCTCGACTACCCCCATGCGGACGAGACTCGCCTCCCGGAAAACACCGTACTGAGCCCTCCGTAA